The Mucilaginibacter mallensis genome has a segment encoding these proteins:
- the rsmI gene encoding 16S rRNA (cytidine(1402)-2'-O)-methyltransferase, protein MSETGKLYLVPTPIGNLEDITFRAIRVLKEADLILAEDTRTSAPLLKHFDIHQKVFAHHQHNEHQSSNEIIRFLKEGKNIALISDAGTPAISDPGFYLVREALKHDLQVECLPGATAFVPALVNSGFPTDRFCFEGFLPLKKGRQTRYKILSQEERTIILYESPHRIMKTLEEMITYFGADRQLSVSRELTKMFEETVRGTAEEVKTYFETHPVKGEFVICVAGAEGKPAKERD, encoded by the coding sequence ATGAGCGAAACAGGTAAACTCTACTTAGTCCCCACCCCCATAGGCAATCTTGAGGATATTACCTTTAGGGCCATACGTGTTTTGAAGGAAGCCGACCTGATACTGGCCGAAGATACCCGTACATCCGCGCCATTGCTGAAACATTTTGATATTCATCAAAAGGTGTTCGCACATCATCAGCATAATGAGCATCAGTCATCAAACGAGATCATTAGGTTTTTAAAAGAGGGGAAAAATATAGCGCTGATATCAGACGCGGGGACCCCAGCCATATCCGATCCGGGGTTTTACCTGGTACGTGAAGCACTAAAGCATGATCTGCAGGTTGAATGCCTGCCGGGCGCTACGGCCTTTGTGCCGGCATTGGTTAACTCTGGCTTCCCTACCGACCGCTTTTGCTTTGAGGGATTTTTACCGCTGAAAAAAGGCCGCCAAACCCGCTATAAAATATTAAGCCAGGAAGAGCGTACTATTATACTGTATGAATCGCCGCACAGGATCATGAAAACGCTTGAAGAAATGATCACCTATTTTGGTGCCGACAGGCAATTATCCGTATCACGTGAGCTGACAAAAATGTTTGAAGAAACGGTACGCGGTACCGCTGAGGAGGTTAAAACTTATTTTGAAACACACCCGGTAAAAGGTGAGTTTGTAATTTGTGTAGCGGGTGCTGAGGGTAAACCTGCAAAGGAACGAGATTAA
- a CDS encoding response regulator, giving the protein MTRNRFKKVLLVAPEVSSHQLTAEYSSVRHIDSVHQVFPSIYQLNPDLIVLDYNHFSKDVEKIVRRIRGNKFYSKIKICCYKTKPHTKQDGLLTAIGVDFFIYQEELVLDIKSKSIPNIFSSIFDITHLAGLVPNPSTNL; this is encoded by the coding sequence ATGACTCGCAACCGTTTCAAGAAGGTGCTTTTAGTTGCACCCGAAGTTTCATCACATCAATTAACCGCCGAATATTCAAGCGTTAGACATATCGACTCGGTACACCAGGTCTTCCCCTCTATTTATCAGTTAAACCCCGACCTTATAGTTTTAGATTATAATCATTTTAGCAAGGACGTTGAAAAAATAGTACGCCGCATAAGAGGGAATAAATTCTATAGTAAAATAAAGATCTGCTGCTATAAAACAAAGCCACATACCAAACAGGATGGCTTATTAACTGCCATAGGCGTTGATTTCTTTATCTACCAGGAAGAATTGGTGCTTGACATCAAAAGCAAGAGTATACCAAATATCTTTAGCAGTATATTTGATATAACTCACCTGGCAGGATTAGTACCTAATCCATCTACAAATTTATAA
- a CDS encoding FKBP-type peptidyl-prolyl cis-trans isomerase, which translates to MKRIFLLFGLLIVLFSACTKTSYNATKQADIDEVKIQKYIAANHLNVIKDKSGIYYQILQTSAGTTRPSVADSDTVQVTYTGKLLNGTTFDSESVTLLPLASVVSGFQSGMELLTVNGSAPYARIMMIIPSALGYGTTTGGTVPANSVLVFTVDLIGLVQGHGK; encoded by the coding sequence ATGAAGAGAATTTTTTTACTATTTGGTTTACTTATCGTTCTATTTTCAGCTTGCACAAAAACAAGCTATAATGCTACTAAACAGGCAGATATTGATGAAGTAAAAATACAGAAATACATAGCCGCCAATCACCTTAATGTAATTAAGGATAAATCAGGTATTTATTACCAGATCTTACAAACGAGCGCAGGCACTACCCGCCCATCGGTTGCTGACTCTGATACTGTGCAGGTTACTTATACCGGCAAACTATTAAACGGTACTACTTTTGATTCAGAATCTGTTACTTTGCTTCCTTTGGCAAGTGTGGTTTCAGGTTTCCAGTCTGGTATGGAGCTGCTTACAGTTAATGGCTCTGCACCATATGCCAGGATAATGATGATCATCCCTTCGGCACTTGGTTATGGAACTACAACAGGCGGGACTGTCCCTGCAAACTCCGTTTTGGTATTTACGGTCGATCTCATAGGGCTCGTCCAGGGGCATGGGAAGTAG
- a CDS encoding DUF1572 family protein: MHDYLISVKKRFELEKVLAEKTFEQINDEALFWQYNEESNSIAIIVQHLAGNMLSRWTDFLTTDGEKPWRERDAEFENNIITRQALIANWNSGWDCLFNSLNLVQIEDLNKEIFIRNESHTVIDAINRQLVHVAYHVGQIVFIGKMVSGPKWESLTVPKGKSAAFNAGKFNK; encoded by the coding sequence ATGCATGACTATTTAATCAGCGTAAAAAAGCGCTTTGAACTTGAAAAAGTATTAGCTGAGAAAACCTTTGAGCAAATAAATGACGAAGCACTGTTTTGGCAATATAATGAAGAGAGCAACAGCATTGCCATAATTGTGCAGCACCTTGCGGGTAATATGCTTTCGCGGTGGACAGATTTTTTAACTACAGATGGAGAAAAACCCTGGCGCGAACGTGATGCAGAGTTTGAAAATAATATCATTACCCGGCAAGCGTTAATAGCCAACTGGAATAGTGGTTGGGATTGTTTATTTAACTCACTCAACCTGGTACAGATTGAGGATTTAAATAAAGAGATATTCATCCGCAACGAAAGCCATACCGTTATTGATGCTATTAACAGGCAATTAGTGCATGTAGCGTACCATGTTGGGCAAATAGTATTTATTGGCAAGATGGTTTCCGGCCCAAAATGGGAATCACTAACCGTACCAAAAGGAAAATCAGCGGCTTTTAATGCCGGAAAATTTAACAAATGA
- a CDS encoding N-acetylglucosamine kinase, whose protein sequence is MILVADSGSSKTDWLLAIPQQEAQQFRTSGLNPYFLSEKDIVKIMQEQAADLIAFAADITEIYFFGAGCSSPDRHEIVSNAISQLFPKAYISVDSDLLGSAYATCGHEKGLCCVLGTGSNISFFDGEDIHAGQHGLGFVLGDEGSGTWFGKALITDYLYGKMPADIDAKFEAAYHLTREDVIKNVYQKPGGNSYLAAFSRFLSQIRETEYAQKLLHDGLLEFIDTNIKSYPQYNKYKCNFVGSIAYVFADELQELCKVTGVRTGKIIKQPIHDLLQFILERG, encoded by the coding sequence ATGATCTTAGTTGCTGATAGCGGATCGTCAAAAACAGATTGGCTGCTCGCTATACCACAACAGGAAGCACAACAATTCAGGACATCAGGCTTAAATCCTTACTTTTTATCAGAAAAAGATATCGTTAAAATAATGCAGGAGCAGGCTGCCGACTTGATAGCCTTTGCCGCTGATATTACCGAGATCTACTTTTTTGGTGCGGGCTGTTCCAGTCCCGACAGGCACGAAATTGTTTCAAATGCCATTAGTCAATTATTCCCCAAAGCATATATTAGTGTGGATAGTGATCTGCTGGGTTCGGCTTATGCCACCTGCGGGCACGAGAAGGGGCTATGTTGTGTATTGGGCACCGGCTCAAACATTTCTTTTTTTGATGGCGAGGATATACATGCCGGCCAGCATGGCTTAGGTTTTGTTTTGGGCGATGAAGGCTCAGGAACCTGGTTTGGCAAGGCGTTGATAACTGATTATCTGTACGGCAAAATGCCCGCGGATATCGACGCTAAATTTGAAGCAGCCTACCATCTAACCCGCGAAGATGTAATAAAAAATGTATACCAGAAACCCGGCGGAAACTCATACCTGGCAGCGTTTTCCCGGTTTTTAAGTCAGATACGGGAAACGGAATATGCGCAAAAGCTATTGCATGATGGTCTGCTGGAGTTTATTGATACCAATATTAAATCGTACCCACAATACAATAAGTACAAATGCAATTTTGTAGGATCAATAGCTTATGTTTTTGCCGATGAACTACAGGAACTTTGTAAAGTGACCGGCGTACGCACCGGTAAGATCATCAAACAACCTATTCATGACCTGCTCCAGTTTATTTTGGAGAGAGGATAG
- a CDS encoding low molecular weight protein tyrosine phosphatase family protein, with protein MSNLLFICSKNQWRSPTAELLFKNHAIHQARSAGTSDKARVKVNQKMIDWADIILVMERKHHQILKQRFELTGKQILVLNIEDNYRLNDPELINILKLHLRDYL; from the coding sequence TTGTCCAACCTCCTTTTCATTTGCAGTAAAAATCAATGGCGGAGCCCAACGGCTGAGCTGTTATTTAAAAACCATGCTATCCATCAGGCCCGGTCAGCCGGCACAAGCGATAAGGCGCGGGTAAAAGTTAATCAAAAAATGATTGATTGGGCCGATATTATTTTGGTGATGGAACGCAAACATCATCAAATATTAAAACAACGGTTTGAGTTAACCGGTAAACAAATCCTTGTTCTGAACATTGAAGACAACTACCGGTTGAATGATCCTGAACTTATTAACATTTTAAAACTCCACCTGCGGGATTACCTATAA
- a CDS encoding response regulator — MSARYKTCLLIDDNYIDNFVTSKILESGNFAENIIILQSPEQAIEALRNGSVHPDFIFLDIRMPEMSGFEFLDEYEKISIENKDAIKIYMLSSSLDPTDIKQSLVNKYVCQFIHKPVTHKGLEEIFSHDLSC, encoded by the coding sequence ATGAGTGCCCGTTATAAAACCTGTTTACTGATCGATGATAATTACATTGATAATTTTGTTACCAGTAAAATTTTAGAAAGTGGTAATTTTGCCGAAAACATTATCATCCTGCAATCGCCCGAGCAAGCAATAGAAGCCTTGCGCAATGGTTCGGTTCATCCCGATTTCATATTTCTGGATATCCGGATGCCTGAAATGAGCGGATTTGAATTTTTGGATGAATATGAAAAAATATCCATTGAAAATAAAGACGCTATAAAAATATATATGCTTTCCTCATCGCTTGATCCTACTGATATAAAGCAATCATTGGTGAATAAATACGTTTGCCAGTTTATTCATAAACCTGTTACTCATAAAGGCCTGGAAGAAATATTTTCACATGATCTTAGTTGCTGA
- the lnt gene encoding apolipoprotein N-acyltransferase has translation MKKNILLSIFSGLLLWIAWPPTPYTTFLLFVGFVPMLIMMENIIQSHVGKKGKKIFGLTFLGFFIWNTLCIYWVYNSLKMIGPITAIPISLIPYSLGPLLMATACWLYYRLRRITNRGLSLFGLVCFWIGYEYLHQTWDLNFPWMTLGNGFAVSHQWIQWYEYTGVYGGTVWIWIINILLFLIYTGLREGKSKALRLSLIVAFVLALILPLSYSLYRYHTYQEQPNPSNIVVAQPNIDPYAKVSDIPTGKQINILTHISDSIGQPNTEFFIWPETAISDQVNENRIHSNNYFLQIQHFLNKYKNGNVLTGAETFKLYDTRATKTASPTDQPNQFYDNFNTALNIENSAEVQFYHKSKLVPGAESMPFGDALSFMKPVFEHLGGATGSYAGQPEPGVFYSQGGIGVDPVICYESIWGEYIAESVHKGAQFIAIITNDGWWENTSGKDQHLDYAKLRAIETRRWVCRSANTGISAFINQRGDIVQRTKWWVKTAIKQDINLNSDLTFYVLYGDYIPRAGCVLAVIGIILILGTGIKRIKKI, from the coding sequence ATGAAGAAAAACATCCTGTTATCCATATTCTCCGGTTTGTTGCTTTGGATAGCCTGGCCGCCTACACCCTATACCACTTTCCTGCTATTTGTTGGTTTTGTACCGATGCTGATCATGATGGAAAACATCATCCAATCGCATGTGGGTAAAAAAGGCAAAAAGATCTTCGGCCTTACCTTTCTGGGCTTTTTTATATGGAATACGCTGTGTATTTACTGGGTATATAATTCATTAAAAATGATAGGGCCCATTACGGCTATCCCTATCAGCTTAATACCCTACTCACTTGGGCCATTGCTGATGGCTACTGCCTGCTGGCTTTACTATAGGTTACGGCGTATCACCAACCGTGGCTTGAGCTTGTTTGGCCTGGTTTGTTTTTGGATTGGCTACGAATACCTGCATCAAACCTGGGATTTAAACTTTCCGTGGATGACCTTGGGTAACGGTTTCGCGGTGAGCCACCAATGGATACAGTGGTATGAGTATACCGGCGTATACGGTGGTACCGTGTGGATCTGGATCATCAACATCCTGCTGTTTTTAATATACACCGGCTTGCGCGAAGGCAAGAGCAAAGCCTTACGATTAAGCCTTATCGTGGCATTTGTGCTGGCGCTTATTTTGCCGCTGAGCTATTCACTATATCGCTACCATACTTACCAGGAGCAGCCCAACCCATCAAACATTGTGGTGGCCCAGCCAAATATCGATCCTTATGCTAAGGTATCCGATATCCCTACCGGCAAGCAGATCAACATTTTAACCCATATTTCCGATTCCATAGGGCAGCCAAATACCGAGTTTTTCATCTGGCCGGAAACTGCGATAAGCGACCAGGTTAATGAAAACCGCATCCATAGTAATAACTACTTTTTACAGATACAACATTTCCTGAATAAATATAAAAACGGCAACGTACTTACCGGTGCCGAAACTTTTAAGCTGTATGATACCAGGGCGACAAAAACCGCCAGCCCAACAGATCAGCCAAACCAATTCTATGATAATTTTAATACCGCGCTGAATATTGAGAATTCGGCTGAGGTGCAGTTCTACCATAAATCAAAGCTGGTACCGGGTGCTGAGTCGATGCCATTTGGTGATGCCTTATCATTTATGAAACCAGTGTTTGAGCATTTGGGCGGGGCAACAGGCAGCTATGCAGGTCAGCCGGAGCCGGGAGTGTTTTACTCACAGGGAGGTATTGGTGTTGATCCGGTTATCTGCTATGAATCTATTTGGGGGGAGTATATTGCCGAATCGGTACATAAAGGCGCGCAATTTATCGCCATAATTACCAATGATGGCTGGTGGGAAAACACATCAGGCAAGGACCAGCACCTTGATTATGCTAAATTAAGGGCTATTGAAACGCGCAGATGGGTGTGCCGATCAGCTAATACAGGTATCTCTGCCTTTATTAACCAACGCGGCGATATTGTTCAGCGTACTAAATGGTGGGTGAAAACTGCTATAAAACAGGATATCAATCTCAATTCAGATCTTACGTTTTATGTGCTGTATGGCGATTATATCCCAAGAGCGGGATGTGTTTTGGCAGTGATAGGGATAATCCTAATATTGGGAACCGGGATTAAACGGATTAAGAAGATTTAA
- the serS gene encoding serine--tRNA ligase, with product MLQVSYIRDNREKVLERLAVKNFKQPQLVDDILKTDFKLREFKTKLDIALHESKFLSSQIPQLKKNKSPQSEIETILLQISVLKEQEPEFKRKVNYYAKKLDRLIVKLPNLPHKSVPRGKTPEENQIVLESGFKPILPTNSLPHWELAKKYNLIDFELGVKITGAGFPVYKGKGAKLQRALIAYFLDEAEKAGYAEVMLPLMVNKASGFGTGQLPDKEGQMYYVKKDDLYLIPTAEVPITNLYRDVILKADELPVKNCGYTACFRREAGSYGAHVRGLNRLHQFDKVEIVQVVHPDDSYRVLESMSAHVQGLLQNLGLPYRVLRLCGGDMGFASALTYDMETWSAAQQRWLEVSSVSNFETFQTNRLKLRFRNAEGKTQLAHTLNGSALALPRIVATLLENNQTDRGIKIPEVLVPYTRFEWID from the coding sequence ATGCTGCAAGTTAGTTATATCCGCGATAACAGGGAAAAAGTTTTAGAACGTTTGGCTGTAAAAAATTTCAAACAGCCTCAATTGGTTGATGATATATTAAAAACAGATTTTAAACTGAGAGAATTTAAAACAAAGTTGGACATTGCATTACATGAAAGTAAATTTTTATCATCACAGATACCACAATTAAAAAAGAATAAATCTCCACAGTCTGAAATAGAAACCATACTGTTGCAAATTTCAGTTTTAAAAGAGCAAGAGCCTGAATTTAAAAGGAAAGTTAACTACTATGCAAAAAAACTAGATAGGTTAATAGTTAAACTTCCAAATCTTCCTCATAAATCGGTTCCTAGAGGAAAAACACCTGAAGAAAATCAAATTGTATTAGAATCAGGTTTTAAACCAATTTTACCGACAAATTCTCTACCACATTGGGAATTGGCAAAGAAGTATAATCTGATAGATTTTGAACTTGGCGTAAAAATAACTGGTGCGGGTTTCCCGGTATATAAGGGTAAAGGTGCTAAACTACAAAGGGCATTGATCGCTTATTTTTTGGATGAAGCCGAAAAAGCAGGCTATGCCGAAGTGATGCTACCATTAATGGTTAATAAAGCGTCAGGTTTTGGAACAGGCCAACTGCCGGATAAAGAAGGCCAGATGTATTATGTTAAAAAAGATGATTTATATCTTATACCAACTGCCGAAGTGCCTATCACCAACTTATATCGTGATGTGATATTGAAGGCCGATGAACTGCCGGTAAAAAATTGTGGTTATACCGCATGTTTCCGCCGCGAGGCAGGCTCATATGGCGCGCATGTGCGTGGCCTTAACCGTTTGCACCAGTTTGATAAGGTGGAAATAGTACAGGTAGTTCATCCTGATGATTCATACAGGGTATTGGAAAGCATGAGCGCGCATGTGCAGGGCTTACTGCAAAATTTAGGTCTGCCATACCGTGTGCTGCGTTTATGCGGTGGCGATATGGGCTTTGCATCAGCCTTAACTTATGATATGGAAACCTGGAGCGCGGCACAACAACGCTGGCTGGAGGTATCGTCTGTATCAAACTTTGAAACTTTCCAGACTAACCGCTTAAAGTTGCGTTTCCGTAATGCTGAGGGTAAAACCCAACTGGCTCACACGCTTAATGGTAGTGCATTGGCATTGCCGCGCATAGTTGCTACATTGCTGGAGAATAACCAAACAGACAGGGGCATAAAAATACCTGAAGTACTGGTGCCTTATACAAGGTTTGAGTGGATCGACTAG
- a CDS encoding M61 family metallopeptidase, whose amino-acid sequence MSTHISTAATMSQISYTVTFPEAQAHYADVEMNISHLKQHTLVLKMPVWTPGSYLIREYAKNVEAFSVSTKGNELPFIKTRKNWWSINTQGLNDITVKYRVYCNEISVRTSTVDASHAFISTSGFFMYPEGMLHAPSTIQIKPYDGWTKVSTSLDMVNNDPFTVTAPNYDILFDSPIEVGNQDIFGFKAAGVDYEIAMFGNGKYDKERLKKDMAKIIEQETAVYGENPNKRYVFIIHHYLKGGGGLEHLSSTVMGAARDAYTTETGYQNFLSLFAHEHFHLWNVKRLRPIALGPFDYDNENYTTDLWIAEGFTAYYEDIILRHADLIPVDNYLNVLSNDINSVENQAGRKFQSVTDASYDAWIKAYRPNENTGNTTISYYSKGSIIAMLLDLEIINDSNAKYSLDDVMKHMYDEYYKGKKRGYTDVEFKQGLEKFAGKKLDDFYKKYVYGVADIDYNKYLGYAGYKITDALAANNDPSLGVGTTNTNNKITVSSVLRGSAAWIAGINTDDQLVTINGNAINTMQDALTGKKPGDKITVTVNRDGQPLTLQVTLLKNAQVKYKIDPLDNPTPQQLTTRNKWLKL is encoded by the coding sequence ATGTCTACCCATATCAGTACCGCGGCAACCATGTCACAAATTTCATATACCGTAACCTTTCCCGAAGCACAGGCTCATTATGCTGATGTTGAAATGAATATCAGCCATTTAAAACAACATACATTGGTGCTTAAAATGCCCGTTTGGACACCCGGCTCGTATCTTATACGTGAGTATGCCAAAAATGTTGAGGCTTTTAGTGTAAGCACAAAAGGCAATGAATTGCCTTTTATTAAAACCCGCAAAAACTGGTGGAGCATTAATACCCAGGGGTTAAATGATATTACGGTAAAATATAGGGTTTATTGTAATGAAATATCTGTACGTACCAGCACAGTTGATGCTTCGCACGCGTTTATCTCAACTTCAGGCTTTTTCATGTATCCTGAAGGGATGCTGCATGCCCCCTCAACCATCCAAATTAAACCATACGATGGTTGGACGAAGGTTTCTACCAGTTTAGATATGGTGAATAATGATCCCTTTACTGTAACCGCTCCTAATTATGACATTTTGTTCGATTCACCTATTGAGGTGGGTAACCAGGATATATTTGGCTTTAAAGCTGCCGGTGTAGATTACGAGATAGCCATGTTTGGCAACGGCAAATACGATAAAGAGCGCCTTAAAAAAGATATGGCCAAAATTATTGAGCAGGAAACTGCCGTTTATGGCGAAAACCCCAACAAACGTTATGTTTTTATAATACACCACTATCTAAAAGGCGGTGGTGGCCTTGAGCATTTAAGCTCAACCGTAATGGGTGCCGCGCGCGATGCTTATACTACTGAAACCGGCTATCAAAACTTTTTAAGCCTCTTTGCGCATGAGCATTTCCACCTGTGGAACGTAAAACGCCTGCGCCCTATAGCTTTAGGTCCGTTTGATTATGACAATGAGAATTACACTACCGACCTGTGGATAGCTGAAGGATTTACCGCTTATTATGAGGATATTATACTAAGGCATGCCGATTTAATTCCGGTTGATAATTACTTAAACGTATTGAGCAATGACATTAATTCGGTTGAAAACCAAGCGGGCAGAAAATTTCAGTCTGTTACTGATGCCAGCTATGATGCCTGGATAAAGGCTTATCGCCCTAATGAAAACACCGGAAATACTACTATATCTTATTACAGCAAAGGATCAATAATAGCCATGTTGCTTGATCTGGAGATTATTAACGACAGCAATGCCAAATACTCGCTGGATGATGTAATGAAGCATATGTATGATGAGTATTATAAAGGCAAAAAACGTGGCTATACTGATGTTGAGTTTAAACAAGGGCTTGAAAAATTTGCCGGGAAAAAATTGGATGATTTTTACAAAAAGTATGTTTACGGCGTTGCTGATATTGATTATAACAAATACCTGGGTTATGCAGGTTACAAAATAACCGATGCGCTGGCAGCAAATAACGATCCATCATTAGGCGTGGGAACTACAAATACTAATAATAAAATAACTGTTAGCAGCGTATTACGTGGCAGCGCGGCATGGATAGCCGGTATTAATACCGATGATCAACTGGTTACAATAAATGGGAATGCAATAAACACTATGCAAGATGCTTTAACCGGCAAAAAACCCGGCGATAAAATAACCGTAACCGTTAACCGCGATGGACAGCCATTAACATTACAGGTAACACTACTCAAAAATGCACAGGTGAAATACAAGATAGACCCGCTGGATAATCCCACTCCACAGCAACTTACAACAAGAAATAAATGGCTTAAACTTTAA